From Streptomyces sp. NBC_01551:
GCTGCCGGAGCAGGAGGACGCCTTCTACCTCACCTTCCAGGAACTCCACGAGGTCGCGCGCTCGCACCGGCTGGACGACGAGCACCTCATCCAGCGGCGCAAGGAGGCTTTCCGGGCGCAGCACGCGCTCACACCGCCCCGCGTGCTCACGTCGGACGGCGAGGCACTCACCGGGGCGTACCGGCGCGACGACGTGCCGGCCGACGCCCTGATCGGCGTGCCGGTCTCCGCCGGGACCGTCGAGGGACGGGCCCGTGTCGTCCTCGACATGGCGCAGGCCGATCTCGAAGCGGGCGACATCCTGGTCACGGCCTTCACGGACCCGAGCTGGTCGCCGCTGTTCGTCGGAATCGCGGGCCTGGTGACGGAGGTGGGCGGCCTGATGACCCACGGCGCGGTGATCGCCCGGGAGTACGGCTTGCCGGCCGTCGTGGGCGTGCAGCAGGCCACCCGGCTGATCCGGGACGGGCAGCGGATCCGCGTGCACGGAACCGACGGGTACGTCGAGATCCTGCCCTGACCGGGTCTACGCCGCCGTACCGACCGTGGCCGAGAGCGTGGCGACGGCCGAGTGCACGGTGACGTGGACGTCCGGCGCCCGGACCCCTCCGAGGCCCGACCTCAGGGTCCGGCGGGCTTCCGCGCCGGCGGCGACCACGGCCGACTGCGTACCCGCGTCGCGGCACATGCGGATCGTCCGGGCGACGGTGCTCACGGCCGCCGGACTCGGCGCGGCGTCGGACAGTTGCACCACCACGGGTGAGGACCGGTGGGCGGCCAACAGGCGGTCGATCGCCCAGGCGGTCGCGGCACGGCTGCCGACGTCGAGGTCGGCCCGCAGAGGGATGATCAGCACACCGCTGTCGGTCACCTTGATGGGCAGCACGGACACTCCTTCGCTACGCGAGCCACGCCGGGTACCGCTCAGGTGCCCGGCCCTTCGCGTTGTATGCGTGCGGCCGTGGACAACCGCGGTGATCACCTGGAGGCCGCTCCGCCGCTCACGGCTCCTGCGCCGACGTCACGACCTGTTCGGCCCAGATGGTCTTTCCGGTGGCGGTGTAGCGCGTCCCCCACCGGTAGGCCACCTGGGCGATGAGGAACAGGCCCCGGCCGCCCTCCTCGTCGGTGGCGGCGTGGCGCAGGTGCGGAGCGGTGTGGCCGGTGTCGGAGACCTCGCAGATGAGGTTCTCGTCACGGATCAGCCGGACGTGGACGGGCCCGTCGGCGTAGCGGATGGCGTTGGTGACCAGCTCACTGACGATCAGTTCGGTGACGAACGAGAACTCTTCGAGCCCCCACGCGCGCAGTTGCCCGGCGACGGCGGCGCGGGCGTCGGCGACGACCGCCGGGTCGCCTTCGAGCTCCCAGTCGGACACATCGCGCTCGTCGAGCATCCGGGTGCGGACCAGAAGCACGGCCACGTCGTCGTCCACTGGTCCGGGCAGCAGCCTCGCCAGCGCGAGGTCGCACAGCTGCTCCAGGGGGCGTCGGCGCTCGGCGAGGGTTTCGGCGAGGCGGCCGAGGGCCACGTCGGGGTCGTGGCCGACGGCGTGCGTCAGACCGTCGGTGAAGAGGGCCATGAGGCTGCCGGGCGGCAGCTGGAGTTCGATGCTCTGGAAGGTCTGGCCTCCCAGGCCGAGCGCGGGGCCCGGCGGCAGGTCCGGAAAGGTGACCGCACCGGTGTCCGCCTCGACCACCGCGGGCGGCCAGCCACCCGCCCGCGCCATCGCGCAGCGCCCCGACACGGGGTCGTACACGGCGTACAGGCA
This genomic window contains:
- a CDS encoding STAS domain-containing protein produces the protein MLPIKVTDSGVLIIPLRADLDVGSRAATAWAIDRLLAAHRSSPVVVQLSDAAPSPAAVSTVARTIRMCRDAGTQSAVVAAGAEARRTLRSGLGGVRAPDVHVTVHSAVATLSATVGTAA